The Manihot esculenta cultivar AM560-2 chromosome 11, M.esculenta_v8, whole genome shotgun sequence genome includes a region encoding these proteins:
- the LOC110626791 gene encoding uncharacterized protein LOC110626791 isoform X1 has product MSLSSSAVVSLASLEDHSRVSEAMITGDYSDCYTSLPSSIAQTFPFSSGNPRIEETRGVMRLFSNDDVSGLPEDNCCVLFIVDIQFTGYSGSLDTQPSPASTTEQPSCPVCLGIQEDLPQALERNTILLFT; this is encoded by the exons ATGTCTCTGAGCTCCAGCGCTGTAGTCTCCCTAGCTTCGCTGGAGGACCATTCTCGTGTATCGGAAGCGATGATCACCGGAGATTATAGCGACTGCTACACGTCTTTACCGTCTTCAATTGCTCAGACCTTTCCTTTCTCATCTGGAAATCCTAGGATAGAAGAGACGCGAGGAGTCATGCGCCTCTTCTCCAATGACGACGTTTCCGGTCTTCCT GAAGACAATTGTTGTGtgctttttatagttgatatACAGTTCACTGGTTATAGCGGTTCACTTGACACTCAGCCTTCCCCAGCAAGCACAACTGAGCAGCCTTCATGTCCAGTTTGTCTTG GTATACAGGAGGACTTGCCACAAGCATTGGAAAGAAACACAATATTGCTATTCACTTGA
- the LOC110626791 gene encoding BRAP2 RING ZnF UBP domain-containing protein 2-like isoform X2, whose amino-acid sequence MEDQYSILISFDSQDSTDSFHQHLNGRQVNSLEEDNCCVLFIVDIQFTGYSGSLDTQPSPASTTEQPSCPVCLGIQEDLPQALERNTILLFT is encoded by the exons ATGGAGGATCAATATAGCATCCTGATAAGTTTTGACAGTCAGGACTCTACAGATAGTTTCCATCAACACTTGAATGGTAGACAAGTTAATTCTTTGGAG GAAGACAATTGTTGTGtgctttttatagttgatatACAGTTCACTGGTTATAGCGGTTCACTTGACACTCAGCCTTCCCCAGCAAGCACAACTGAGCAGCCTTCATGTCCAGTTTGTCTTG GTATACAGGAGGACTTGCCACAAGCATTGGAAAGAAACACAATATTGCTATTCACTTGA